In the genome of Ensifer adhaerens, one region contains:
- a CDS encoding NAD(P)H dehydrogenase (quinone) has protein sequence MAKVLVLYYSAYGHIETMAYAVAEGAKSAGAEVTVKRVPELVPEEVAKSSYYKMDQAAPIATVDELAEYDAIIVGAGTRYGTVASQMRNFWDQTGGLWFNGKLVGKVGSMFTSTATQHGGQESTILGFIPTFLHHGMVVVGLPYAFQGQMGTEEVKGGSPYGASTITNGDGSRQPSEVELEGARFQGAHVAKIAAKQSA, from the coding sequence ATGGCAAAAGTTCTCGTTCTCTATTATTCGGCCTATGGCCATATCGAAACCATGGCTTATGCCGTCGCTGAAGGCGCAAAGTCTGCCGGCGCTGAAGTCACGGTGAAGCGCGTTCCGGAACTGGTTCCGGAAGAGGTTGCCAAGTCTTCCTACTACAAGATGGATCAGGCTGCCCCGATCGCGACGGTTGACGAACTGGCCGAATACGACGCCATCATCGTGGGCGCCGGCACGCGTTACGGCACGGTCGCTTCGCAGATGCGCAATTTCTGGGACCAGACGGGCGGCCTGTGGTTCAACGGCAAGCTCGTCGGCAAGGTCGGCTCGATGTTTACCTCGACCGCCACGCAGCACGGTGGCCAGGAGTCGACCATCCTCGGCTTCATCCCGACCTTCCTGCATCACGGCATGGTCGTCGTCGGTCTGCCTTACGCCTTCCAGGGCCAGATGGGCACCGAAGAAGTCAAGGGCGGCTCGCCCTACGGCGCCTCCACGATCACCAACGGCGACGGTTCGCGTCAGCCTTCGGAAGTCGAACTGGAAGGTGCACGTTTCCAGGGCGCGCATGTTGCCAAGATCGCTGCGAAGCAGTCCGCCTGA